Part of the Pedobacter roseus genome is shown below.
CGCACCGGTACAGATTACCAAAGGGGAAATAAAAGCAATTGCCATCACCAATAAAGAAAAAGGACCAGTAGCCAGCGAAATGTTTGGTATCGTAAAAACGGGTTGGAAATCATTTAATAATGATAGCGAAAAATCAAATCATAATGCTGCCATGGCTATTGATGCAAAAAAAGAAACTTATTGGTTATCAAATGATGATGGCCAACTTCAACTGGCAGTTGATATGGGCAATATCCATAATTTAACAGGCTTTATTTATACACCACCTGCCGATTTTGCCGGAGGAATGTTAGAAAAGGGAGTATTACAAACCAGTAATGACGGTAAAAACTGGAAAGATGTTGAAACTTTTGGATTTGGTAACCTGATTAATGACCCCACTCCAAGAACCTATTATTTTAAGAGTGTAATTTCAACAAGGTACGTACAGTTAAAGGCAACGACTATTGCAGGAAATAAAAAGACCCTGGCAATTGCTGAACTTGATTTTTTGGAGAAGTAAAGAAACGGTTTGCAGCTCGGGTTTATTTATTTAGCACTTTATATTTTTAATTCCGCCATTAAGCAGCGGAATTTTTTATTTTTGAACTATTATGGAAGAACAACAAAACGAAAATCAGCTAAACATAGAGTTATCAGAAGAAATTGCAGAAGGAATTTTTTCTAACCTGGCCATTATTACCCACTCTAATACCGAATTTGTATTGGATTTTATTCGTGTAATGCCCGGAATACCGAAAGCAAAAGTAAAATCAAGAATTATTTTAACACCTGAACATGCAAAACGCTTATTGTCAGCGTTAGAAGACAATATTCAGAAGTTCGAGGCGGTAAACGGCCGGATTAAAGCACAGGAAGAACCACCTTTTCCGATGGGTTTCGGTGGGCCAACTGCTCAAGCCTAAAACGCATAAAATTCTTACAAACAAATATTTGCTTACTATGTTAGCATAGTATATATTTGTGATATAACCATTTATAAATGAAAAAAATTTTATTGAGCGTATTACTTTCTG
Proteins encoded:
- a CDS encoding DUF3467 domain-containing protein, with amino-acid sequence MEEQQNENQLNIELSEEIAEGIFSNLAIITHSNTEFVLDFIRVMPGIPKAKVKSRIILTPEHAKRLLSALEDNIQKFEAVNGRIKAQEEPPFPMGFGGPTAQA